GCACTGCGGCTGGCCCGGGCCGCCGCCGACGTACCGCTCGGCGGGTATGTGCTGGCGTCGATGTCGTTGCAGGCGACCTACCGAGGCTTCGGCGACGAGGGGGTCGATCTCGCGCAGGCCGCGCTGGAGCGCAACCGGGGGCTGGCGACGGCCCGCACCATGAGTTTCTTCCGGCTCGTCGAGGCACGGGCACACGCGCGTGCTGGTGACGCCGCCGCGGCCGGAGCGGCGCTCAAGGCGGCCGAGGGGTGGCTGGAGCGGTCCCGGGACGGGGACAACGATCCGTCGTGGCTCGGGTTCTACTCGTACGACCGGTTCGCCGCCGACGCGGCCGAGTGCTACCGGGATCTGAAGGCACCGCGTCAGGTGCGACGGTTCACGGAGCAGGCGCTGTCGAAGCCGACGGAGGAGTTCGTACGGTCGCACGGGCTCCGCCTGGTCGTCTCGGCGGTCGCCGAGCTCGAGTCGGGCAATCTCGACGCGGCCTGCGAGCAGGGCGTGCGGGCGGTGGAGGTCGCGGGGCGGATCTCCTCGGCCCGTACCACCGAGTACGTGAAGGATCTGCTCCATCGGCTGGAGCCGTACGGTGATGAGCCGCGGGTGGTGGAGCTCCGGGAGCGGGCCCGGCCGCTGCTGATGGCGCCGGCCTGAGCCCCGGCGGCCGTCACCGCCCCCGCGTTTGAAGTGACTGTCAGTGGTGCAGTGCACTATCGGGTGTGGGAGGTGGTGCAGGTGTCGACGGGGATCGCTTACGACTGTGACGTGCTCGTGGTCGGTGGGGGCATTGTCGGGTTGTCCACGGCGTATGCGATCACGCGCAGCGCGCCCGGTACCCGGGTCGTCGTGCTGGAGAAGGAGGCGGGGCCCGCCCGGCATCAGACCGGGCGCAACAGCGGGGTGATCCACAGCGGGATCTACTACCGGCCCGGGTCGCTCAAGGCGCGGTACGCGGCGCGGGGCGCCGCCGAGATGGTCAAGTTCTGCGCGGAGTACGGCATCGCTCACGCCGTCACCGGCAAGCTGATCGTCGCCACCGAGCGCAGCGAGCTGCCCCGGCTGCACGGACTGGTGCAGCGCGGCCGGGAGAACGGCATTCCGGTGCGCGAGCTGGGCGCCGCCCAGATCGCGGAGTACGAGCCCGAGGTCGAGGGGCTCGCCGCCATACACGTCGGGACGACCGGCGTGTGCGACTTCGTCGGGGTCGCGCGGCAGCTGGCCGAGGCGTCGGGCGCGGAGATCCGGTACGGCGCCGAGGTGCGGCGGATCGACCGGCGGCCGGAGCTCGGGGTCGCCGTGCTGACGGGCGCCGGGGACGTCGTACGGGCGCGGGTGCTGGTGAACTGCGCCGGGCTGCACTGCGACGAGGTGGCCCGGCTGACCGGGGACGAGCCGGGGATGCGCATCGTGCCGTTCCGGGGGGAGTACTACTCGCTGGCGCGGCCCGAGCTGGTGCGGGGACTGGTGTATCCGGTGCCGGATCCGGCGTTTCCGTTCCTCGGGGTGCATCTCACGCGCGGGATCGACGGGGGTGTGCACGTCGGGCCCAACGCGGTGCCCGCACTGGCCCGGGAGGGGTACGACTGGGGGACCGTACGACCTCGGGAGCTGGCGGCGACGCTGGCCTGGCCGGGGTCGTGGCAGATAGCCCGGCGGCACTGGCGGTACGGCACGGGGGAGCTGCGGCGGTCGGTGTCGCGGAGGGCGTTCACCGCGGCTGTGCGCAGGCTGCTGCCTGCCGTCACGGCGGATGATCTGGTGCCTTCGGCGGCCGGGGTACGGGCCCAGGCGGTGCTGCGGGACGGCACGCTGGTGGACGACTTCCTGATCCGCGAGGGAGCTCGGGCGGTGCATGTGCTGAACGCCCCCTCGCCCGCGGCGACGGCGTCCCTGCCGATCGGGCGGGAGGTGGCCCGACGGGCGCTGGAGACGCTGCGCTCGGCGTGAGGGGTGACTGGTGCCCCCGGACGTGACGGCCGGAACATCCCTGAGCGGCGCTCGTCCCCGAGGCCACCGTAAAATCGACTCCACTGTGTCTGACTCCCTCAACGCCCCCGAAGCTCCCCGGTCCCGGCCGACCGCCGCCGACGAGTCCGCTCCGCACGCCCCCGGTGTCCCCGTTCGGCACGCCCGGGCCAAAGGGGAGCCGCGGTTTCCCGACGGGCCCAGTGCCGATCCCGCGGGATCGCACTTCGAGCGGCGGATCCGGAGTTTTCAGCCGCGCCGCAGCCGGGTGACGGCGGGGCAGGCGGACGCGTTGCAGCGGCTGTGGCCCACATGGGGCCTCGACATCGACGGACAGCGCACGATCGACTTCGGTGAGATGTTCGGCAACGACCGTCCGGTCGTGCTGGAGATCGGCTTCGGCATGGGTGAGGCCACCGCGCAGATGGCCGCCGCGGAGCCGGGGATCAACATCCTCGCCGTCGATGTGCACACCCCTGGGCAGGGGAACCTGCTCAATCTCGCCGAGCAGCAGAAGCTGTCCAACGTCCGGGTCGGCAACGGCGACGCCATCATCCTGCTCCGCGAGATGCTGACCGAGGACTCGCTCGACGGACTGCGCGTCTACTTCCCGGACCCCTGGCCCAAGAAGCGGCACCACAAGCGGCGACTGATCCAGCCGGAGTTCCTGGACCTGGCCGCGACACGGCTGCGGCCGGGGGCGCTGGTGCACTGCGCGACCGACTGGGAACCGTACGCCGAACAGATGCTCGACGTGCTCACCGCGCACCCCGCCTTCGAGAACACACAGGCAGACGGCGGTTTTGCGTCGCGTCCCGACTTCCGGCCACTGACCCGTTTCGAGGGCCAGGGACTGGACAAAGGACATGTCGTGAACGACCTGCTGTTCCGCCGCGTACAGCACGGCGACCGACCCGACCGATCCGACCAGTCCCCCACCGGCGCCTGATCACCCGCTCCGCCTGCGGGCGGCGCCTCTGTCTCGTTAAGGTCGATGCTGTGGCCACCTGTCCCCCGTATCCGACGCACCCCGGTGACCCCACCGGCGGCGCCGCGCTGCGGCATGCGCACTGGTGGCAGCGGAAGTGGGTGCGCTACGGCGCCCTGATCACGCTCCTCGCGCTGTCCGGGCTCGTCATCCTCGCCCTGGTCCGCCAGCAGACCGGTACCGAGGGGTTCCTGGTCGGACTGGGCCTGGCCGTTCTGCCCGTACCGCTGCTCATAGCCGCGTTCCGCTGGCTCGACCGGGTCGAACCGGGTCCCTGGCGCAATCTGCTGTTCGCCTTCGCCTGGGGCGCCTGCGCGGCGGCGCTGATAGCGATCATCGCCAACAGCTTCGCGACGAAATGGATAGCGACGGCGACCGCCGACCCGACCAGCGCCGACACCCTCGGCGCGACCGTCATAGCGCCGATCGTCGAGGAGTCCGCCAAGGCCGCCGCCGTGCTGCTGGTCTTCCTGTTCCGCAGACGGGACTTCACCGGGATCGTCGACGGGGTGGTGATAGCGGGGGTCACCGCCACCGGCTTCGCCTTCACCGAGAACATCCTCTACATCGGCACCGCCTTCGGCACCGACCAGCTCAACGGCCACGGCGGCATCGCCTCCGTCACCGCCGCGACCTTCTTCGTGCGCGTCGTGATGTCACCGTTCGCGCACCCCCTGTTCACCGTCCTCACCGGCATCGGCTTCGGCATCTCCGCGCTCTCGGCGGAACGCCAGCACGTACGGCGAGTGCTCGTCCCGCTGTCCGGTTTGCTGCTCGCGATGGGCATGCACGCGATGTGGAACGGCTCCTCGACGCTCGGGGAGTACGGGTTCTTCGCGGTGTACGCGATGTTCATGGTGCCGGCGTTCGCGCTGCTGACCTGGCTGGTCATCTGGACGCGGCAGCGGGAGCTGAAGACCGTGCGCGAGGAACTGCCCGCGTACGCCGTCGCCGGGTGGCTGGCGCCGACGGAGCCGTACGTACTGGGCTCGATGCGGGCACGACGGGTGGCGCGGGAGTACGCGCGGCGGCAGTTCGGCGGGCGGGCCGCGGCACGGGCCGTCTCGCAGTACGAGGCGTACGCGACGTCCTTGGCGTTCCTACGGCGCCGGGGGCGGCTCGGGCGGGCGAACGCCGACTTCGTCGTACGGGAGCGGGAGTTGTTGCACGAGCTGTGGCGGCGTCGTGACGTCGCGCGGCCCGCGCTGGACCACGCCGCCCGGATGACGGCGCCGCCGGTCCCGGTGGCCGCGCCGCCCTGGCCGGTGTACGGGGTGTACGGCTATCCGCCGCACCCGGTCCAGCCGGCCCACTCGACGGTGCCGTACCCCGCCTACAACCCGTACCGGACGTAGGGCTGCTCAGACCTCGGCACCGCCGGTCGGCCCCTGCGCCCGACTCAGGCCGACGCCTCCGTCAAGCGAGCCGCCTCCTCCTCCGTCAGCGCCAGCTCCGCCACCCCCAGCAGCGCCGGCAGCTGTGCCACCGTACGCGCGGAAGCGATCGGGGCCGCGACCGTCGGCCGGGACGCGAGCCAGGCGAGGGCGACCGTGGCGACCGGGACGCTGTGGGACTCGGCGATGTCGTCCAGGGCCGCGAGGACCTTCCGGCCGCGTTCGGTGTCCAGGTGCTTGCCGGCGCCCGCCGCCGCCCGCGGGCTGTCGACGGTCGCGCCGGGGCGGTACTTGCCGGTGAGGAACCCGGAGGCGAGGGCGTAGTACGGGACGGCGGCGAGGCCCTCACGCGCGGCCACCGCCTGCAGCTCGCCCTCGTAGGTGTCCCGGGAGACCAGGTTGTAGTGGGGCTGCACGGCGACATAGCGCGCCAGGCCCTCGCGGTCCGAGAAGGCCAGGGACTCCGCGAGGCGCGCGGCGGAGATGTTGGAGGCTCCGATCGCCCGCACCTTGCCCGCCTTCACCAGCTCGTCCAGCGCGCCGATGATCTCCTCGACCGGCACCTCGGTCTTGTCGAAGTGGGTGTAGTAGAGGTCGATGTGGTCGGTGCCCAGGCGCTGCAGCGAGGCGTCGGCGGCGGCCTTGATGTTGGTGGCGGTCAGGCCGGGGAAGTCGGGGTGCTGGCTGACCTTCGTGGCGATGACGACGTCGTCGCGGTTGCCCCGCGCCGCCAGCCACTTGCCGATGACGGTCTCGGACTCACCGCCGGAGTTGCCGTCGACCCAGTGCGAGTACGAGTCGGCCGTGTCGACGAAGTTGCCGCCCGCGGCGGCGTACGCGTCGAGGACGGCGAAGGACTGGGACTCGTCGGCCGTCCAGCCGAACACGTTGCCGCCGAGGGAGAGCGGGAAGACCTCGATGTCGGAGGAGCCGAGCTTGCGAAGCGGAGAAGCAGTCATGTCCTACGTCAACGCAAGCACCGGACGCCCGCCTTCCGTGACGGCCGCAAAATCGCCGTAAACCTCAGGGGTTGAGACCCTTGCCGCGCAGCCACGCCATCGGGTCGATCCCGTCGGCCGAGCCGCCCGGGTGGACCTCCAGGTGCAGGTGCGCGCCGGTCACGTTGCCCGTGGCACCCACGCGGCCGATGACGTCACCGGTGCCGACCTTCTGGCCGACGCTGACGCTGATCGAGGACTGGTGGCAGAACCACAGCTCGGTGCCGTCGTCGAGGGTCAGGATCGTGCGGTAGCCGTAGGAACCGGCCCAGCCAGCCTCGGTGATGGTGCCGCTGTGGATGGCCTTGATGAGCGTGCCCGTGGGCGCGGCGAAGTCGAGGCCCGTGTGGTAGCCGGAGGACCACAGGGAGCCGGCCTGACCGAAGGTCGAGGTGATGGTGTACGACGAGGTCGGCAGCGTGTACTGCTTGGCGAGCTCGGCCAGGCGCGCGGCCTCGGCCTTCTTCGCGGCCTCCTCCTCCGCCTTCTTCTTCGCGGCGGCGGCCTTCTCCTGAGCGTCCTTCTCCGCCTTGGCGGCGGCCGCGTCGGCCTCCTTCTCGGCGGCGGCCGCGACGGCCGCGGCGGCCTTGGTGTCGATCTGGTCCTGTTGCCGCTCGGCCTGGGCCAGGATGCGCGAGCGCAGCGCCTCACCGGCGTCCGAGGTGCCCTTGGCGGTGTCGGCTGTGGCGGTGCCGACGCTGCTGAAGGCGCTCGTGTCGTCCGCGGCGGAGTCGGAGTCGTCCGAGATGAGCGAACCCACGGAGGGCAGGTCGGGCATGGAGATGGAGACCGGCGGCTTGCCGGTGTTGGCGCTGGCCATCCCGCCCGCGCTGAC
This portion of the Streptomyces canus genome encodes:
- the lhgO gene encoding L-2-hydroxyglutarate oxidase — its product is MVQVSTGIAYDCDVLVVGGGIVGLSTAYAITRSAPGTRVVVLEKEAGPARHQTGRNSGVIHSGIYYRPGSLKARYAARGAAEMVKFCAEYGIAHAVTGKLIVATERSELPRLHGLVQRGRENGIPVRELGAAQIAEYEPEVEGLAAIHVGTTGVCDFVGVARQLAEASGAEIRYGAEVRRIDRRPELGVAVLTGAGDVVRARVLVNCAGLHCDEVARLTGDEPGMRIVPFRGEYYSLARPELVRGLVYPVPDPAFPFLGVHLTRGIDGGVHVGPNAVPALAREGYDWGTVRPRELAATLAWPGSWQIARRHWRYGTGELRRSVSRRAFTAAVRRLLPAVTADDLVPSAAGVRAQAVLRDGTLVDDFLIREGARAVHVLNAPSPAATASLPIGREVARRALETLRSA
- the trmB gene encoding tRNA (guanosine(46)-N7)-methyltransferase TrmB; amino-acid sequence: MSDSLNAPEAPRSRPTAADESAPHAPGVPVRHARAKGEPRFPDGPSADPAGSHFERRIRSFQPRRSRVTAGQADALQRLWPTWGLDIDGQRTIDFGEMFGNDRPVVLEIGFGMGEATAQMAAAEPGINILAVDVHTPGQGNLLNLAEQQKLSNVRVGNGDAIILLREMLTEDSLDGLRVYFPDPWPKKRHHKRRLIQPEFLDLAATRLRPGALVHCATDWEPYAEQMLDVLTAHPAFENTQADGGFASRPDFRPLTRFEGQGLDKGHVVNDLLFRRVQHGDRPDRSDQSPTGA
- a CDS encoding PrsW family intramembrane metalloprotease — its product is MATCPPYPTHPGDPTGGAALRHAHWWQRKWVRYGALITLLALSGLVILALVRQQTGTEGFLVGLGLAVLPVPLLIAAFRWLDRVEPGPWRNLLFAFAWGACAAALIAIIANSFATKWIATATADPTSADTLGATVIAPIVEESAKAAAVLLVFLFRRRDFTGIVDGVVIAGVTATGFAFTENILYIGTAFGTDQLNGHGGIASVTAATFFVRVVMSPFAHPLFTVLTGIGFGISALSAERQHVRRVLVPLSGLLLAMGMHAMWNGSSTLGEYGFFAVYAMFMVPAFALLTWLVIWTRQRELKTVREELPAYAVAGWLAPTEPYVLGSMRARRVAREYARRQFGGRAAARAVSQYEAYATSLAFLRRRGRLGRANADFVVRERELLHELWRRRDVARPALDHAARMTAPPVPVAAPPWPVYGVYGYPPHPVQPAHSTVPYPAYNPYRT
- a CDS encoding aldo/keto reductase; the encoded protein is MTASPLRKLGSSDIEVFPLSLGGNVFGWTADESQSFAVLDAYAAAGGNFVDTADSYSHWVDGNSGGESETVIGKWLAARGNRDDVVIATKVSQHPDFPGLTATNIKAAADASLQRLGTDHIDLYYTHFDKTEVPVEEIIGALDELVKAGKVRAIGASNISAARLAESLAFSDREGLARYVAVQPHYNLVSRDTYEGELQAVAAREGLAAVPYYALASGFLTGKYRPGATVDSPRAAAGAGKHLDTERGRKVLAALDDIAESHSVPVATVALAWLASRPTVAAPIASARTVAQLPALLGVAELALTEEEAARLTEASA
- a CDS encoding M23 family metallopeptidase, whose product is MANPPAPEAPFEPGQRSTDTLVYGGYRADDEATLGEWNPTAETLPAVRGRHRVTKQRGGGFARSSTVLGVGVIAAVSAGGMASANTGKPPVSISMPDLPSVGSLISDDSDSAADDTSAFSSVGTATADTAKGTSDAGEALRSRILAQAERQQDQIDTKAAAAVAAAAEKEADAAAAKAEKDAQEKAAAAKKKAEEEAAKKAEAARLAELAKQYTLPTSSYTITSTFGQAGSLWSSGYHTGLDFAAPTGTLIKAIHSGTITEAGWAGSYGYRTILTLDDGTELWFCHQSSISVSVGQKVGTGDVIGRVGATGNVTGAHLHLEVHPGGSADGIDPMAWLRGKGLNP